Proteins encoded by one window of Burkholderia plantarii:
- the murB gene encoding UDP-N-acetylmuramate dehydrogenase, with protein sequence MPSDPALPPPSADTPVLRPDYPLREHNTFGFDVRARFAATVGTPAGFVAAARDPRVAGLPVRVLGGGSNVVFTGDVDALVLINDVRGRALVGEDGEAWYVEAGGGENWHAFVDWTLAAGMPGLENLALIPGTVGAAPIQNIGAYGIEMRERFAALKAVELASGELVQFDAAACAFGYRDSVFKREARERFAIVSVTFRLPKRWEPRTNYADVAREFAAGGIEPAAATPRDVFDAVVAIRRAKLPDPRVLGNAGSFFKNPVIDAAQCAALREREPELVAYPQPDGRVKLAAGWLIDRCGWKGRALGAAAVHDRQALVLVNRGGATGADVLALARAIEADVEARFGVRLEAEPVAI encoded by the coding sequence ATGCCGTCCGATCCCGCCCTGCCGCCGCCGTCCGCCGACACCCCGGTGTTGCGTCCCGATTACCCGCTGCGCGAGCACAACACGTTCGGCTTCGACGTGCGTGCGCGTTTCGCGGCGACGGTCGGCACGCCGGCCGGGTTCGTCGCCGCGGCGCGCGACCCACGCGTGGCCGGGCTGCCGGTGCGGGTGCTCGGCGGCGGCAGCAACGTGGTGTTCACCGGCGACGTGGACGCGCTGGTGCTGATCAACGACGTGCGCGGCCGCGCGCTGGTGGGCGAGGACGGCGAGGCTTGGTACGTGGAGGCGGGCGGCGGCGAGAACTGGCACGCGTTCGTCGACTGGACGCTCGCGGCCGGCATGCCGGGGCTCGAGAATCTCGCGCTGATTCCCGGCACGGTCGGCGCCGCGCCGATCCAGAACATCGGCGCCTACGGCATCGAGATGCGCGAGCGCTTCGCCGCGCTGAAGGCCGTCGAGCTGGCCAGCGGCGAGCTGGTGCAGTTCGACGCCGCGGCCTGCGCGTTCGGCTATCGCGACAGCGTGTTCAAGCGCGAGGCGCGCGAGCGTTTCGCGATCGTGTCGGTCACGTTCCGGCTGCCGAAGCGCTGGGAGCCGCGTACCAACTACGCGGACGTCGCGCGCGAGTTCGCGGCGGGTGGCATCGAGCCGGCCGCCGCGACGCCGCGCGACGTGTTCGACGCGGTGGTTGCGATCCGGCGCGCGAAGCTGCCCGATCCGCGCGTGCTCGGCAACGCCGGCAGCTTCTTCAAGAATCCGGTGATCGACGCGGCGCAATGCGCGGCGCTGCGCGAACGCGAGCCCGAGCTGGTCGCATATCCGCAGCCCGACGGGCGCGTCAAGCTCGCGGCCGGCTGGTTGATCGACCGCTGCGGCTGGAAGGGGCGCGCGCTCGGCGCGGCGGCGGTCCACGATCGCCAGGCGCTGGTGCTGGTGAATCGCGGCGGCGCGACGGGGGCGGACGTGCTGGCGCTCGCCCGTGCGATCGAGGCCGACGTGGAGGCGCGCTTCGGCGTGCGGCTCGAGGCCGAGCCGGTCGCGATCTGA
- a CDS encoding DUF3579 domain-containing protein encodes MAETPPTEFFIQGITKEGKTFRPSDWSERLAGVMAQFGPGASGRNAYMKYSLYVRPTIVSGIKCVIVDTRLRDLEPMAFDFVMNFARDNNLVVTEACELHLGKHP; translated from the coding sequence ATGGCAGAAACTCCCCCGACCGAATTCTTCATTCAAGGCATCACGAAAGAAGGAAAGACGTTTCGTCCGAGCGACTGGTCGGAACGGCTTGCCGGCGTGATGGCCCAGTTCGGACCGGGCGCGAGCGGCCGCAATGCGTACATGAAATATTCGCTGTACGTGCGGCCGACGATCGTCAGCGGCATCAAGTGCGTGATCGTCGACACGCGTCTGCGCGACCTCGAGCCGATGGCCTTCGATTTCGTGATGAACTTCGCGCGCGACAACAACCTCGTCGTCACCGAAGCCTGTGAGCTGCATCTGGGCAAGCATCCCTGA
- the queG gene encoding tRNA epoxyqueuosine(34) reductase QueG yields MNRKPELAVIDAPASQSDGAAWRRLDDAALEALARRIRAWGRELGFGAIGISDTDLSDAEAGLAAWLEAGCHGEMDYMAKHGMKRARPAELVAGTRRVISARLAYLPAATVADGAASDAGGWRAHELARLEDPAAAVVSIYARGRDYHKVLRNRLQTLAERIEAEIGPFGYRVFTDSAPVLEVELAQKAGNGWRGKHTLLLQRDAGSLFFLGEIFVDVPLPTDAELHPEAAPETPGSHCGSCTRCLDACPTAAIVEPFRVDARRCISYLTIELKGSIPEAMRPLIGNRVYGCDDCQLVCPWNKFAQAAPVADFDVRHGLDRASLVELFGWSATEFDERMQGSAIRRIGYERWLRNLAVGLGNALRAPAGRVTDEARAAIVAALAARADDASGLVREHVEWALRAA; encoded by the coding sequence ATGAACCGTAAACCGGAACTCGCCGTGATCGACGCGCCCGCTTCGCAAAGCGACGGCGCCGCGTGGCGCCGCCTCGACGATGCGGCGCTGGAGGCGCTTGCGCGGCGCATCCGGGCCTGGGGGCGCGAACTGGGTTTCGGGGCGATCGGCATCAGCGATACCGATCTCTCGGATGCCGAAGCGGGGCTCGCCGCCTGGCTGGAAGCCGGTTGCCACGGCGAAATGGATTATATGGCCAAACACGGCATGAAACGCGCGCGCCCGGCCGAACTTGTGGCCGGTACGCGACGTGTGATCTCGGCGCGGCTCGCCTATCTGCCGGCCGCCACGGTGGCCGACGGCGCCGCGTCGGACGCAGGCGGCTGGCGCGCGCACGAGCTCGCGCGGCTCGAGGACCCGGCCGCTGCCGTGGTGTCGATCTACGCGCGCGGCCGCGATTATCACAAGGTGCTGCGCAACCGGCTGCAGACGCTCGCCGAGCGCATCGAGGCCGAGATCGGCCCGTTCGGCTATCGCGTGTTCACCGATTCGGCGCCGGTGCTCGAGGTCGAACTCGCGCAGAAGGCCGGCAACGGCTGGCGCGGCAAGCACACGCTGCTGCTGCAGCGCGACGCCGGCTCGCTGTTCTTCCTCGGCGAGATCTTCGTCGACGTGCCGCTGCCGACCGACGCCGAGCTGCACCCCGAGGCCGCGCCCGAAACGCCGGGCTCGCATTGCGGCAGTTGCACGCGCTGTCTCGACGCCTGCCCGACGGCGGCGATCGTCGAGCCGTTTCGCGTCGATGCGCGGCGCTGCATCTCGTACCTGACGATCGAACTGAAAGGCAGTATTCCGGAAGCGATGCGCCCGCTGATCGGCAATCGCGTGTATGGCTGCGACGACTGCCAGCTCGTCTGCCCCTGGAACAAGTTCGCACAGGCCGCGCCGGTGGCCGATTTCGACGTGCGCCACGGGCTCGACCGGGCCTCGCTCGTCGAGCTGTTCGGCTGGAGCGCGACGGAATTCGACGAGCGCATGCAGGGCAGCGCGATCCGGCGCATCGGCTACGAACGCTGGCTGCGCAACCTCGCGGTCGGGCTCGGCAACGCGCTGCGCGCGCCGGCCGGGCGCGTGACCGACGAGGCGCGCGCGGCGATCGTGGCGGCGCTCGCGGCACGCGCCGACGATGCCTCCGGGCTCGTGCGCGAACATGTGGAATGGGCGCTGCGGGCCGCCTGA
- the ybaK gene encoding Cys-tRNA(Pro) deacylase, with the protein MSKSRHVSETPATQWLRRHGIAFGEHTYDYVEHGGTGESARQLGVDEHAVVKTLVMEDEHAKPLVILMHGDRTVSTKNLARQIGAKRVEPCKPEVANRHSGYLVGGTSPFGTKKAMPVYVEASVLDLPSIFVNGGRRGYLVSLAPAVLTTVLGATPVQCASVD; encoded by the coding sequence ATGAGCAAATCCCGACACGTATCCGAAACACCGGCGACGCAATGGTTGCGCCGCCACGGCATCGCCTTCGGCGAACACACCTACGATTACGTCGAGCACGGCGGCACCGGCGAATCGGCGCGCCAGCTCGGCGTGGACGAGCACGCCGTGGTCAAGACGCTGGTGATGGAGGACGAGCACGCCAAGCCGCTGGTGATCCTGATGCACGGCGACCGCACCGTGTCGACCAAGAACCTGGCGCGGCAGATCGGGGCCAAGCGCGTCGAGCCTTGCAAGCCCGAGGTCGCCAACCGCCATTCCGGCTATCTGGTCGGCGGCACGTCGCCGTTCGGCACGAAGAAGGCGATGCCGGTCTACGTCGAGGCGAGCGTGCTCGACTTGCCCTCGATCTTCGTCAACGGCGGCCGGCGCGGCTACCTCGTGAGCCTCGCGCCGGCGGTGCTGACCACGGTGCTCGGTGCGACGCCGGTGCAGTGCGCGAGCGTCGACTGA
- a CDS encoding class I adenylate-forming enzyme family protein, which yields MPLSPPSPSLDVAALLAALPERITEVPARIAARLPDHPALVEDARRLSYRQLVAAVDATAGRLRALGVRGGDRVMIVAENSIAQIVLLFAAASLDAWAFLANARLSAAELDAIAAHARPRAIAFVTATSPDAAAHAARHRALPAATGEPDIGTWAVALDPDATAEPVESDAARQCAALIYTTGTTGTPKGVMLSHRNLLFVAAMSSTLRRVSADDVVYTVLPISHVYGLTSVCLGSLYAGATLRLVQRFTPEAVRRALADERVTIFQGVPAMHAKLLDHLQARGHAWHAPHLRFIYSGGSPLDADLKARVERIYGLPMHNGYGMTESSPTVTQTSLDAPRADCSVGTPIPGIEVRLAGVDGRDVAPGEVGEILVRGPNVMLGYYRNPEATRAAVTADGWLKTGDLASAAGDGALTIAGRSKELIIRSGFNVYPAEVEHVLNAHPAVVQSAVIGRPVADNEEVMAFVELTPGAALAHDELEAWCAARLAPYKRPARIVAVDALPAASTGKVLKHRLREHPAYGQ from the coding sequence ATGCCCCTTTCACCGCCCTCCCCGAGCCTCGACGTCGCGGCGCTGCTCGCCGCGCTGCCCGAGCGGATTACCGAGGTGCCCGCGCGGATCGCGGCGCGCCTGCCCGATCACCCGGCGCTCGTCGAGGATGCGCGCCGGCTCAGCTACCGGCAGCTCGTGGCGGCCGTCGACGCGACGGCCGGCCGGTTGCGCGCGCTCGGCGTGCGCGGCGGCGACCGTGTGATGATCGTCGCCGAGAACAGCATCGCGCAGATCGTGCTGCTGTTCGCGGCCGCCTCCCTCGATGCCTGGGCGTTCCTCGCGAACGCGCGGCTGTCGGCGGCCGAACTCGACGCGATCGCCGCGCACGCGCGGCCGCGCGCGATCGCGTTCGTCACCGCCACCTCGCCCGACGCGGCCGCCCACGCGGCACGCCACCGCGCGCTGCCCGCCGCCACGGGCGAGCCCGACATCGGCACCTGGGCCGTCGCGCTCGATCCCGACGCCACCGCCGAGCCGGTCGAATCCGACGCGGCCCGGCAGTGCGCGGCGCTGATCTACACCACCGGCACCACCGGCACGCCGAAGGGCGTGATGCTGTCGCACCGCAACCTGCTGTTCGTCGCCGCGATGTCGAGCACGCTGCGGCGCGTGAGCGCCGACGACGTCGTCTACACGGTGCTGCCGATATCGCACGTCTACGGCCTGACCTCGGTCTGCCTCGGCAGCCTCTACGCCGGCGCCACGCTGCGGCTGGTGCAGCGCTTCACGCCCGAGGCCGTGCGCCGCGCGCTCGCCGACGAACGCGTGACGATCTTCCAGGGCGTGCCGGCGATGCACGCGAAGCTGCTCGACCATCTGCAGGCGCGAGGCCACGCGTGGCATGCGCCGCATCTGCGCTTCATCTATTCGGGCGGCTCGCCGCTCGACGCCGACCTGAAGGCGCGCGTCGAGCGCATCTACGGCCTGCCAATGCACAACGGCTACGGCATGACCGAGAGCAGCCCGACCGTCACGCAGACCTCGCTCGACGCGCCGCGCGCCGACTGCTCGGTCGGCACGCCGATTCCCGGCATCGAGGTGCGCCTGGCCGGTGTGGACGGCCGCGACGTGGCACCCGGCGAAGTCGGCGAAATCCTCGTGCGCGGGCCGAACGTGATGCTCGGCTATTACCGCAACCCGGAGGCGACGCGCGCGGCGGTGACGGCCGACGGCTGGCTGAAGACGGGCGACCTCGCGAGCGCCGCTGGCGACGGCGCGCTGACCATCGCCGGCCGCAGCAAGGAACTGATCATCCGCTCGGGGTTCAACGTCTATCCGGCCGAGGTCGAGCATGTGCTCAACGCGCATCCGGCGGTCGTGCAGTCGGCCGTGATCGGCCGGCCGGTGGCGGACAACGAGGAAGTGATGGCCTTCGTCGAGCTGACGCCGGGCGCGGCGCTCGCGCATGACGAACTCGAGGCCTGGTGCGCGGCGCGGCTCGCGCCGTACAAGCGGCCCGCGCGCATCGTCGCCGTCGATGCGCTGCCGGCCGCCTCGACGGGCAAGGTGCTCAAGCATCGGCTGCGCGAGCATCCTGCCTATGGCCAGTGA
- the plsY gene encoding glycerol-3-phosphate 1-O-acyltransferase PlsY yields MQILIATVAAYLIGSVSFAVVVSALMGLADPRSYGSKNPGATNVLRSGNRKAAILTLLGDAFKGWLAVWLVRHFGIGGETGIGLAAIAVFLGHLYPVFFRFQGGKGVATAAGVLLAISPALGIATLLTWLVIAFCFRYSSFAALVAAVFAPLFDVYLFGTHDNPVAWAVLAMSVLLVWRHRGNISKLLKGQESRIGEKKKAAEAPRAE; encoded by the coding sequence ATGCAGATTCTGATCGCTACCGTCGCTGCCTACCTGATCGGCTCGGTGTCGTTCGCCGTCGTCGTCAGCGCGTTGATGGGTCTCGCCGATCCCCGCTCGTATGGCTCGAAGAACCCCGGCGCGACCAATGTACTGCGCAGCGGCAACCGCAAGGCCGCGATCCTGACGCTGCTCGGCGACGCGTTCAAGGGCTGGCTGGCCGTCTGGCTGGTGCGGCACTTCGGGATCGGCGGCGAGACCGGCATCGGGCTGGCCGCGATCGCGGTGTTCCTCGGCCACCTGTACCCGGTATTCTTCCGCTTCCAGGGCGGCAAGGGCGTGGCGACGGCGGCCGGCGTGCTGCTCGCGATCTCGCCTGCGCTCGGCATCGCGACGCTCTTGACCTGGCTCGTGATCGCGTTCTGCTTCCGCTACTCGTCGTTCGCCGCGCTGGTGGCCGCCGTGTTCGCGCCGCTGTTCGACGTCTACCTGTTCGGCACGCACGACAATCCGGTCGCCTGGGCCGTGCTGGCGATGAGCGTGCTGCTGGTCTGGCGGCACCGCGGCAATATCTCGAAGCTGCTGAAGGGGCAGGAAAGCCGGATCGGCGAGAAGAAGAAAGCCGCGGAGGCGCCCCGCGCGGAGTGA
- a CDS encoding YajQ family cyclic di-GMP-binding protein codes for MPSFDVVSEANMIEVKNAIEQSNKEISTRFDFKGSDSRVEHKEQELTMFADDDFKLGQVKDVLIGKMAKRGVDVRFLDYGKVEKIGGDKLKQVVTIKKGVTGDLAKRVVRTVKDSKIKVQASIQGDAVRVSGTKRDDLQSVIALLRKEISDTPLDFNNFRD; via the coding sequence ATGCCATCGTTCGACGTCGTTTCCGAAGCGAACATGATTGAAGTGAAAAACGCCATCGAGCAGTCGAACAAGGAAATTTCGACGCGCTTCGACTTCAAGGGCTCCGACTCGCGCGTCGAGCACAAGGAGCAGGAGCTGACGATGTTTGCCGACGACGACTTCAAGCTCGGCCAGGTGAAGGACGTGCTGATCGGCAAGATGGCCAAGCGCGGCGTCGACGTGCGTTTCCTCGACTACGGCAAGGTCGAGAAGATCGGCGGCGACAAGCTCAAGCAGGTCGTCACGATCAAGAAGGGCGTGACGGGCGATCTGGCCAAGCGCGTCGTGCGCACCGTGAAGGACAGCAAGATCAAGGTGCAGGCCAGCATCCAGGGCGACGCCGTGCGCGTGTCGGGCACCAAGCGCGACGATCTGCAAAGCGTGATCGCGCTGCTGCGCAAGGAAATCTCCGATACGCCGCTCGACTTCAACAACTTCCGCGACTGA
- a CDS encoding methylated-DNA--[protein]-cysteine S-methyltransferase, which yields MFNAVIDAPFGRIGIRTEGSVVRELVYLPDSVRAVAPDNALARRAAKQIERYFERASARFTLPLAEVGSAFQQRVWQAIREVPPGNVVTYGQLAKRIGSAPRAVGQACGANWFPLVIPCHRVVAASGIGGFSNHDDEGYFLKIKRWLLAHEGIRY from the coding sequence ATGTTCAATGCAGTGATCGACGCGCCGTTCGGCAGGATCGGCATTCGCACCGAAGGGAGCGTGGTGCGCGAGCTCGTCTATCTGCCCGATTCGGTGCGCGCCGTGGCGCCCGACAACGCGCTCGCGCGGCGCGCCGCGAAGCAGATCGAGCGGTATTTCGAGCGGGCCTCGGCGCGCTTCACGCTGCCGCTCGCCGAGGTCGGCTCGGCGTTCCAGCAGCGCGTCTGGCAGGCGATCCGCGAGGTGCCCCCCGGCAACGTGGTGACTTACGGCCAGCTCGCGAAGCGGATCGGCAGCGCACCGCGCGCGGTCGGCCAGGCCTGCGGCGCGAACTGGTTTCCGCTCGTGATCCCGTGCCATCGCGTCGTCGCGGCGAGCGGCATCGGCGGCTTCTCGAATCACGACGATGAAGGTTATTTCCTGAAGATCAAGCGCTGGCTGCTCGCGCATGAAGGGATTCGTTACTGA
- the argF gene encoding ornithine carbamoyltransferase produces MTAKTIRHYLQFKDFSLEDYEYVLERTGILKRKFKNYETYHPLHDRTLAMIFEKNSTRTRLSFEAGIFQLGGHAVFMSTRDTQLGRGEPVEDSAQVISRMVDIIMIRTFEQEIIQRFADNSRVPVINGLTNEFHPCQVLADIFTYYEHRGPIRGKTVAWVGDANNMLYTWIQAAQILGFKLRLSTPPGYALDMSLVDAGSASAYEVVEDPNEACRGADLVTTDVWTSMGFEAENEVRKQAFADWCVDEEMMAGASPDALFMHCLPAHRGEEVSAGVIDGPQSVVWDEAENRLHVQKALMEFLLLGKLNH; encoded by the coding sequence ATGACCGCCAAAACCATTCGTCACTACCTGCAGTTCAAGGATTTCTCGCTGGAAGACTACGAGTACGTGCTCGAGCGCACGGGTATCCTGAAGCGCAAGTTCAAGAACTACGAAACCTATCATCCGCTGCACGACCGCACGCTCGCGATGATCTTCGAGAAGAACTCGACGCGCACGCGGCTCTCGTTCGAGGCGGGCATCTTCCAGCTCGGCGGCCACGCGGTCTTCATGAGCACGCGCGACACGCAACTCGGCCGCGGCGAACCGGTCGAGGATTCCGCGCAGGTGATCTCGCGGATGGTCGACATCATCATGATCCGCACCTTCGAGCAGGAGATCATCCAGCGCTTCGCCGACAACTCGCGCGTGCCGGTGATCAACGGTCTGACCAACGAGTTTCACCCGTGCCAGGTGCTGGCGGACATCTTCACGTACTACGAACACCGCGGCCCGATCCGCGGCAAGACGGTGGCCTGGGTCGGCGACGCCAACAACATGCTCTACACCTGGATCCAGGCCGCGCAGATCCTCGGCTTCAAGCTGCGCCTGTCCACGCCGCCCGGCTACGCGCTCGACATGTCGCTCGTCGACGCCGGCAGCGCGTCGGCCTACGAGGTGGTCGAGGACCCGAACGAAGCCTGCCGCGGCGCCGATCTCGTCACGACCGACGTCTGGACCAGCATGGGCTTCGAGGCCGAGAACGAGGTGCGCAAGCAGGCCTTCGCCGACTGGTGCGTCGACGAGGAGATGATGGCCGGCGCGAGCCCCGACGCGCTCTTCATGCACTGCCTGCCCGCCCATCGTGGCGAGGAAGTGTCGGCCGGCGTGATCGACGGCCCGCAGAGCGTGGTCTGGGACGAGGCGGAAAACCGCCTGCACGTGCAAAAGGCGCTGATGGAATTCCTGCTGCTCGGCAAGCTCAATCACTGA
- the murJ gene encoding murein biosynthesis integral membrane protein MurJ gives MNLFRALLTVSGFTLLSRVTGLARETLIARAFGASQYTDAFYVAFRIPNLLRRLSAEGAFSQAFVPILAEFKNQQGHDATKALVDAMSTVLAWALALLSVVGVAGASWVVYAVASGLSNDGHAYPLAVTMTRIMFPYIIFISLTTLASGVLNTYKNFSLPAFAPVLLNVAFIVAAAFVAPHLKMPVYALAWAVIVGGLLQFVVQWPGLKRIDMMPRIGLNPLRALAHPGVKRVLAKMVPATFAVSVAQLSLIINTNIASRLGQGAVSWINYADRLMEFPTALLGVALGTILLPSLSKAHVDEDSTEYSALLDWGLRVTFLLAVPSALGLLFFATPLTATLFNYGKFDAHTVQMVSRALAAYGVGLIGIILIKILAPGFYAKQDIKTPVKIAIGVLIVTQLSNYVFVPLLGTAGLTLSIGVGASLNSLLLFLGLRRRGIYRPSPGWPRFFAQLTGASLVLAGTIHWFAINFDWTGLRAQPLARIALTAASLILFAALYFGMLWLMGFKYAYFRRRAK, from the coding sequence ATGAATCTATTCCGAGCCCTGCTGACGGTCAGCGGCTTCACGCTGTTGTCGCGCGTGACCGGTCTGGCCCGCGAAACGCTGATCGCCCGTGCGTTCGGCGCCAGTCAATACACCGACGCGTTCTACGTCGCCTTCCGGATTCCGAACCTGCTGCGCCGGCTGTCGGCCGAGGGCGCGTTTTCGCAGGCGTTCGTGCCGATCCTCGCCGAGTTCAAGAACCAGCAGGGCCACGATGCGACCAAGGCGCTCGTCGACGCGATGTCGACCGTGCTCGCCTGGGCGCTCGCGCTGCTCTCGGTGGTGGGCGTGGCGGGTGCGTCGTGGGTGGTCTACGCGGTCGCCTCGGGCTTGAGCAACGACGGCCATGCCTATCCGCTCGCGGTCACGATGACGCGGATCATGTTCCCGTACATCATCTTCATCTCGCTGACCACGCTCGCCTCGGGCGTGCTGAACACCTACAAGAACTTCTCGCTGCCGGCGTTCGCGCCGGTGCTGCTGAACGTTGCGTTCATCGTGGCCGCGGCGTTCGTCGCGCCGCACCTGAAGATGCCGGTCTACGCGCTGGCCTGGGCCGTGATCGTCGGCGGCCTGCTGCAGTTCGTGGTGCAGTGGCCGGGGCTCAAGCGCATCGACATGATGCCGCGCATCGGGCTCAATCCGCTGCGCGCGCTCGCGCACCCGGGCGTCAAGCGCGTGCTCGCGAAGATGGTGCCGGCCACCTTTGCCGTCTCGGTCGCGCAGCTCTCGCTGATCATCAATACGAACATCGCGTCGCGGCTCGGGCAGGGCGCCGTGTCGTGGATCAACTACGCCGACCGGCTCATGGAGTTTCCCACCGCGCTGCTCGGCGTCGCGCTCGGCACGATCCTGCTGCCGAGCCTGTCGAAGGCGCACGTCGACGAGGATTCGACCGAGTATTCGGCGCTGCTCGACTGGGGCCTGCGCGTGACCTTCCTGCTCGCGGTGCCGAGCGCGCTCGGGCTGCTGTTCTTCGCCACGCCGCTCACGGCCACGCTGTTCAACTACGGCAAGTTTGACGCGCACACGGTGCAGATGGTCTCGCGCGCGCTGGCCGCCTACGGCGTCGGCCTGATCGGCATCATCCTGATCAAGATCCTCGCGCCGGGCTTCTACGCCAAGCAGGACATCAAGACGCCGGTGAAGATCGCGATCGGCGTGCTGATCGTCACCCAGCTGTCGAACTACGTGTTCGTGCCGCTGCTCGGCACGGCCGGCCTCACGCTCAGCATCGGCGTGGGCGCGTCGCTGAATTCGCTGCTGCTGTTCCTCGGGCTGCGCCGGCGCGGCATCTACCGGCCGTCGCCGGGCTGGCCGCGCTTCTTCGCCCAGCTGACGGGCGCCTCGCTGGTGCTCGCCGGCACGATCCACTGGTTCGCGATCAATTTCGACTGGACCGGGCTGCGCGCGCAGCCGCTCGCGCGCATCGCGTTGACGGCCGCCAGCCTGATCCTGTTCGCCGCACTATATTTCGGTA
- the xerD gene encoding site-specific tyrosine recombinase XerD codes for MAGRKPRAAAGRPAGSGAGDGPADGGHPLGGSPEREASRTSIDLFCDALWLEHGLSQNTLDAYRRDLTLFAQWLAAAHGANVDAVDEAMLTGYIAARSDGKATSSNRRLSVFRRYYGWALREHRAATDPTLRILSAKQPARFPSTLSEAQVEALLAAPDVETALGLRDRTMLELMYASGLRVSELVTLKSVEVGLNDGVVRVMGKGSKERLVPFGEVAHGWIERYLREARPALLGARASDALFVTARGEGMTRQQFWNIIKRHATHAEIRAHLSPHTLRHAFATHLLNHGADLRVVQMLLGHSDISTTQIYTHVARERLRTLHAAHHPRG; via the coding sequence GTGGCGGGCCGAAAGCCACGCGCGGCGGCGGGGCGGCCGGCCGGGTCCGGTGCCGGCGACGGGCCGGCCGACGGCGGACATCCGCTCGGCGGCAGCCCCGAGCGCGAGGCGAGCCGGACCTCGATCGACCTGTTCTGCGACGCGCTCTGGCTCGAGCACGGCCTGTCGCAGAACACGCTCGATGCCTACCGGCGCGATCTGACGTTGTTCGCGCAATGGCTCGCGGCCGCGCACGGCGCGAATGTCGACGCCGTGGACGAGGCGATGCTGACGGGCTACATCGCGGCGCGCAGCGACGGCAAGGCCACCTCGTCGAACCGGCGCCTGTCGGTGTTCCGCCGCTACTACGGCTGGGCGCTGCGCGAGCATCGCGCCGCGACCGATCCGACGCTGCGCATCCTGTCCGCGAAGCAGCCGGCGCGGTTTCCGTCGACGCTGTCGGAGGCGCAGGTCGAGGCGCTGCTCGCGGCGCCCGACGTCGAGACCGCGCTCGGGCTGCGCGACCGCACCATGCTCGAACTGATGTACGCGAGCGGGCTGCGCGTGAGCGAACTCGTGACGCTGAAGAGCGTCGAGGTCGGCCTCAACGACGGCGTGGTGCGCGTGATGGGCAAGGGCTCGAAGGAGCGGCTGGTGCCGTTCGGCGAGGTCGCGCACGGCTGGATCGAGCGCTACCTGCGCGAAGCGCGCCCGGCGCTGCTCGGCGCGCGCGCCTCGGACGCGCTGTTCGTGACCGCGCGCGGCGAAGGCATGACGCGCCAGCAGTTCTGGAACATCATCAAGCGCCACGCGACGCACGCCGAGATCCGTGCGCACCTGTCGCCGCACACGCTGCGGCACGCGTTCGCGACGCATCTGCTCAACCACGGCGCCGACCTGCGCGTGGTGCAGATGCTGCTCGGCCACAGCGACATCTCGACGACGCAGATCTACACGCACGTCGCGCGCGAGCGGCTGAGGACGCTGCACGCCGCGCATCATCCGCGCGGCTGA
- the rpsT gene encoding 30S ribosomal protein S20, giving the protein MANSAQARKRARQAAKANSHNSALRSKFRTAIKAVRKAIDAGDQAKAAELYKAATKTIDTIADKKIVHKNKAARHKSRLSAAVKGLQAAAQ; this is encoded by the coding sequence ATGGCTAATTCCGCACAAGCACGCAAGCGCGCCCGCCAGGCAGCGAAGGCTAACTCGCACAACTCGGCGCTGCGCTCGAAATTCCGTACCGCAATCAAGGCGGTTCGCAAGGCGATCGACGCCGGCGATCAAGCCAAGGCTGCCGAGCTGTACAAGGCCGCCACGAAGACGATCGACACGATCGCCGACAAGAAGATCGTTCACAAGAACAAGGCCGCTCGCCACAAGAGCCGCCTGTCGGCAGCGGTCAAGGGCCTGCAGGCCGCCGCGCAGTAA